In Constrictibacter sp. MBR-5, a single genomic region encodes these proteins:
- a CDS encoding TRAP transporter fused permease subunit, with the protein MTSDLSSEPARREPAGLSGFIREIADIPTATGGLGVAAAGAALVVALAMAVVHLAQIWGYYLPAGQFKNLHLGLGLLVCTLVMLAKAPPGRTLDRAILLLAVAAILVPLVFIHVEYEELVTTRTFFAEPQDFWIGVLLIVVAFYICGREWGWTIPALALAAMAYGHWGNLLPGDLFWHGGLGLERLVGYASIPYFQGLLGGLTELSAGTIFLFMIFAGILQVTGGIEFIIAIGRALGGRSRAGPAQVAVISSGFMGMISGSSVANVAATGAFTIPMMKRSGFKPEFAGAVEAVASTGGQLTPPVMGLAAFLIVGTTGIPYLEVMLAAAFPALIYYVHLMLGVHLRTVALGIDTRTVSQKDADGMEPIGVGEAMLRYGHLLLGIAVLVWLLVIQMPAGTAALYSIGALIALDSLRRLVTGYREPVKAVGGILRMIVTGLNVGARGGAQVAVVIAVIGVMVEVFAVTGFAQKLSNMMLELADGRLWLLLLIAALTCLVFGLGLPTSAAYIIVAVLGAPAMMKLGVPELAAHMFVFYFANVSAITPPVAVSALVAANIAGGRFMTTAFTSMQLGLPGFLLPFLFVVRPEILGIDASLGMQAAVAGLALIAVLSLNVALEGFLLRPMRLWERLLVLPAAFGLLEPGWITTVIGLALLAVVVVLQLRPVPQRAALESAGPPH; encoded by the coding sequence ATGACCTCGGACCTGTCGTCGGAGCCGGCCCGGCGCGAGCCGGCCGGACTGTCCGGATTCATCCGGGAGATCGCTGACATCCCCACCGCTACGGGCGGGCTGGGGGTGGCCGCGGCGGGGGCGGCGCTCGTCGTCGCGCTCGCCATGGCCGTTGTCCATCTGGCCCAGATCTGGGGCTATTACCTACCGGCGGGCCAGTTCAAGAACCTGCATCTCGGGCTCGGACTGCTGGTCTGTACACTGGTAATGCTGGCGAAGGCGCCGCCCGGCCGAACCCTCGACCGGGCGATCCTGCTGCTCGCCGTGGCGGCGATCCTGGTTCCGCTGGTGTTCATCCACGTCGAGTATGAGGAACTGGTCACCACGCGGACCTTCTTCGCCGAACCGCAGGATTTCTGGATCGGCGTGCTGCTGATCGTCGTCGCCTTCTACATCTGTGGGCGCGAGTGGGGCTGGACGATCCCGGCACTCGCCCTGGCGGCGATGGCCTACGGGCACTGGGGCAACCTGCTGCCGGGCGACCTCTTCTGGCATGGCGGCCTCGGGCTGGAGCGGCTCGTCGGCTACGCCTCGATTCCCTATTTCCAGGGCCTCCTCGGCGGCCTCACCGAGCTCTCCGCCGGCACGATCTTCCTGTTCATGATCTTCGCCGGCATCCTGCAGGTCACCGGCGGCATCGAGTTCATCATCGCGATCGGGCGGGCGCTGGGGGGTCGCAGCCGCGCCGGACCGGCCCAGGTCGCCGTGATCTCCAGCGGCTTCATGGGCATGATCTCCGGCAGCAGCGTCGCCAACGTCGCGGCGACCGGCGCCTTCACCATCCCGATGATGAAGCGCTCGGGCTTCAAGCCGGAGTTCGCTGGCGCCGTCGAAGCGGTCGCATCCACGGGCGGACAGCTGACACCGCCGGTCATGGGCCTGGCCGCCTTCCTGATCGTCGGCACCACCGGGATCCCGTATCTGGAGGTGATGCTCGCCGCCGCCTTCCCCGCGCTGATCTATTACGTCCACCTGATGCTCGGCGTGCATCTGCGGACGGTGGCACTCGGCATCGACACGCGGACCGTGTCGCAAAAGGATGCGGACGGGATGGAGCCGATCGGCGTCGGCGAGGCGATGCTGCGCTACGGCCACCTCCTGCTCGGCATCGCGGTCCTCGTCTGGCTGCTCGTCATCCAGATGCCGGCCGGTACCGCTGCCCTCTATTCGATCGGCGCGCTGATCGCGCTCGACTCCCTGCGCCGGCTCGTCACCGGGTATCGCGAGCCGGTAAAAGCCGTGGGCGGCATCCTGCGGATGATCGTCACCGGCCTGAATGTCGGCGCGCGCGGCGGTGCGCAGGTCGCGGTGGTCATCGCCGTCATCGGCGTCATGGTCGAAGTGTTCGCCGTGACCGGCTTCGCGCAGAAGCTCTCGAACATGATGCTGGAGCTGGCCGACGGCAGGCTCTGGCTGCTGCTGCTGATCGCCGCCTTGACGTGCCTCGTCTTCGGCCTCGGCCTGCCCACGTCGGCGGCCTACATCATCGTCGCCGTGCTCGGCGCTCCCGCGATGATGAAGCTGGGCGTCCCCGAACTCGCGGCGCACATGTTCGTCTTCTACTTCGCCAACGTGTCGGCGATCACGCCACCCGTCGCCGTATCGGCGCTGGTCGCCGCGAACATAGCCGGCGGCCGGTTCATGACGACCGCCTTCACCAGCATGCAGCTGGGCCTGCCTGGCTTCCTGCTGCCGTTCCTGTTCGTCGTCCGGCCGGAAATCCTGGGCATCGATGCGAGCCTGGGAATGCAGGCGGCCGTCGCCGGACTGGCACTGATCGCCGTGCTCTCGCTCAACGTGGCGCTGGAAGGCTTCCTGCTGCGCCCGATGCGCCTGTGGGAACGGCTGCTGGTGCTGCCGGCTGCCTTCGGGCTGCTGGAGCCCGGCTGGATCACCACGGTGATCGGACTGGCGCTTCTGGCGGTGGTCGTCGTTCTTCAGCTGCGGCCGGTGCCGCAGCGTGCGGCGCTGGAGTCAGCCGGGCCGCCGCACTGA
- a CDS encoding NAD(P)-dependent oxidoreductase yields the protein MAETLGFIGLGAMGAPMSRRLIEAGYKVIVADLDKAALDKAIALGAEAAASPADVGSKAETVLVSLPTPDVVKQVALGPNGVAEGSRVKTFIDLSTTGPRAAIDIANGLKAKGIVPMDAPVSGGVGGAVKGTLAVMVSGDRATWERLEPVFKVIGKPFFVGEEAGQGQTMKIINNLLSATAMAASAEAFVMGAKAGLDPDVMVDVISAGSGRNTAVTDKFPSAILTRSFDYGFRTELMYKDVKLAIDEAEALGVPMWIGQMVKQWWSYAYSRGGKTEDFTNIIRYVEEPVGVEVRGRRNTKPE from the coding sequence GTGGCAGAGACGCTCGGGTTCATCGGTCTTGGGGCAATGGGCGCGCCGATGTCGCGACGCCTGATCGAGGCCGGCTACAAGGTGATCGTGGCCGACCTCGACAAGGCGGCGCTGGACAAGGCGATCGCACTCGGTGCCGAGGCGGCCGCGTCGCCGGCCGACGTCGGATCGAAGGCGGAGACGGTTCTCGTCAGCCTGCCGACGCCCGACGTGGTGAAGCAGGTCGCCCTGGGGCCGAACGGCGTCGCCGAAGGCAGCCGCGTGAAGACCTTCATCGACCTGTCGACCACCGGCCCGCGCGCCGCGATCGACATCGCGAACGGTCTGAAGGCGAAGGGCATCGTGCCGATGGACGCGCCCGTCTCCGGTGGCGTCGGCGGCGCGGTGAAGGGCACGCTGGCCGTCATGGTGTCCGGCGACCGCGCCACCTGGGAGCGGCTGGAGCCGGTGTTCAAGGTCATCGGCAAGCCGTTCTTCGTGGGCGAGGAGGCCGGCCAGGGCCAGACCATGAAGATCATCAACAACCTGCTGTCCGCGACGGCGATGGCGGCCTCGGCCGAAGCGTTTGTCATGGGGGCGAAGGCGGGCCTCGACCCCGACGTCATGGTCGATGTGATCAGCGCCGGTAGCGGTCGCAATACGGCCGTCACCGACAAGTTCCCGTCCGCGATCCTGACCCGGAGCTTCGACTACGGCTTCCGCACGGAGCTCATGTACAAGGACGTGAAGCTGGCAATCGACGAGGCGGAAGCGCTCGGCGTGCCGATGTGGATCGGCCAGATGGTGAAGCAGTGGTGGAGCTACGCCTATTCGCGCGGCGGCAAGACCGAGGACTTCACCAACATCATCCGCTACGTCGAGGAGCCGGTGGGCGTCGAAGTACGCGGTCGCCGCAACACCAAGCCGGAGTAG
- the recG gene encoding ATP-dependent DNA helicase RecG: MRPQSLFPLFAPLTALPGVGPRVGPLLEKLAGEHAVDLCWHLPTGIVDRRHAPHIADAEPGRIVTLTVTVERHLPGASRRHPYRVRCADDTGFLHLVFFHARRDYLEKLLPVGAERIVSGRVERFNAEIQMVHPDHVAAPDDLDAIQAVEPVYPLTAGVMPKVLRRAIRAALDRAPELPEWLDPAYQARQGWPAWKPALESAHAPADEADLAPSSPARARLAYDELLANQLALALVRRRQRRLSGRPIAPEGMLRAKAEAALPFALTGSQQTAGAEIRKDLASGDRMMRLLQGDVGSGKTVVALMAMLDAVEAGAQAALMAPTEILARQHFATISRLAAPAGVEVQLLTGREKGASRTGILEAIADGRARIVVGTHALFQDDVVFADLALAVVDEQHRFGVEQRVSLAAKGQRTHILVMTATPIPRTLTLTAYGDMDVSLLTEKPAGRKPVDTRVLPASRLEDVRAGVARALDRGTKVYWVCPLVEESEQSDLAAAEERHAELKAAFGPRVGLVHGRMKGRDKDAVMAAFAGGDIDLLVATTVIEVGVDVPAATVMVIEHAERFGLAQLHQLRGRIGRGSDASTCILLYTPPLGETARARLEVMRDTEDGFRIAEEDLRLRGAGEILGTRQSGMPTFRLADLAHHAELLAAARDDVNLILERDPDLSSPRGAALRTLLYLFERDAAVRYARSG, from the coding sequence ATGCGCCCGCAAAGTCTCTTCCCGCTCTTCGCACCGCTCACCGCCCTCCCTGGCGTCGGGCCGCGCGTCGGCCCGCTGCTGGAGAAGCTCGCGGGCGAACATGCGGTCGACCTCTGCTGGCACCTGCCGACAGGCATCGTCGACAGGCGGCACGCGCCGCACATCGCCGACGCCGAGCCCGGCCGGATCGTCACCCTCACGGTCACGGTGGAGCGGCACCTTCCGGGAGCCAGCCGGCGGCATCCGTACCGGGTACGGTGCGCGGACGACACCGGTTTCCTCCACCTCGTCTTCTTCCATGCCCGCCGCGACTATCTGGAGAAGCTCCTGCCGGTCGGTGCCGAGCGGATCGTCAGCGGGCGGGTCGAACGCTTCAACGCCGAGATCCAGATGGTCCACCCCGACCATGTCGCGGCACCCGACGACCTGGACGCCATCCAGGCGGTGGAGCCCGTCTATCCGCTGACGGCCGGCGTGATGCCGAAAGTGCTGCGCCGTGCGATCCGGGCGGCGCTCGACCGTGCGCCGGAGCTGCCCGAGTGGCTGGACCCCGCCTACCAGGCGCGTCAGGGATGGCCTGCCTGGAAGCCGGCGCTGGAAAGCGCGCACGCGCCCGCGGACGAGGCCGACCTAGCGCCCTCTTCCCCGGCCCGCGCGCGGCTCGCCTATGACGAACTGCTCGCGAACCAGCTGGCCCTGGCGCTGGTGCGCCGCCGCCAGCGCCGGCTCTCGGGCCGGCCGATCGCGCCGGAAGGGATGCTCCGGGCAAAGGCCGAGGCGGCACTGCCGTTTGCGCTGACCGGTTCGCAGCAGACGGCGGGCGCCGAGATCCGCAAGGACCTGGCGAGCGGCGACCGGATGATGCGCTTGCTGCAGGGCGACGTCGGCAGCGGCAAGACCGTGGTGGCCCTGATGGCGATGCTGGACGCCGTCGAGGCCGGGGCACAGGCCGCGCTGATGGCGCCCACCGAGATCCTGGCGCGGCAGCATTTCGCGACGATCTCCCGCCTCGCCGCCCCAGCCGGCGTGGAGGTGCAGCTGCTCACCGGCCGCGAGAAGGGCGCCAGCCGGACAGGCATCCTCGAGGCCATCGCCGACGGCCGTGCGCGCATCGTCGTCGGGACGCACGCCCTGTTCCAGGACGACGTCGTCTTCGCCGACCTGGCGCTCGCGGTCGTCGACGAGCAGCACCGCTTCGGCGTCGAGCAGCGGGTGAGCCTCGCGGCCAAGGGGCAGCGCACGCACATCCTCGTCATGACCGCGACGCCGATCCCGCGCACGCTGACGCTGACGGCCTACGGCGACATGGACGTGTCGCTGCTGACCGAGAAGCCCGCCGGCCGCAAGCCGGTCGACACGCGGGTCCTGCCAGCGTCGCGGCTGGAGGATGTGCGCGCCGGCGTCGCGCGCGCCCTCGATCGCGGCACGAAGGTCTACTGGGTCTGCCCGCTCGTCGAGGAATCCGAACAGTCCGACCTCGCCGCGGCGGAAGAGCGCCATGCCGAACTGAAGGCGGCGTTCGGTCCGCGGGTCGGGCTGGTGCACGGGCGGATGAAGGGGCGCGACAAGGACGCGGTGATGGCCGCCTTCGCCGGCGGAGACATCGATCTCCTCGTCGCGACGACGGTGATCGAGGTCGGCGTGGACGTACCGGCAGCGACCGTGATGGTGATCGAGCACGCCGAACGTTTCGGCCTCGCCCAACTCCACCAGCTGCGCGGGCGGATCGGCCGCGGGTCCGACGCGTCCACCTGTATCCTCCTCTACACGCCGCCGCTGGGCGAGACGGCCCGCGCCCGGCTGGAGGTGATGCGGGACACCGAGGACGGCTTCCGGATCGCCGAGGAGGATCTGCGCCTGCGCGGCGCCGGGGAGATCCTGGGCACGCGGCAGAGCGGCATGCCCACCTTCCGGCTGGCCGATCTCGCGCATCATGCCGAACTGCTGGCGGCCGCCCGCGACGACGTGAACCTGATCCTGGAGCGCGATCCGGACCTGTCGTCGCCACGCGGCGCAGCCCTGCGGACGCTTCTCTACCTGTTCGAACGCGACGCTGCCGTGCGCTACGCCCGGTCAGGCTAG
- a CDS encoding LLM class flavin-dependent oxidoreductase, with protein MDYGLFILSPLRDRAKPVSELVSEIEAQAKLAEEIGFSTVWFAEHHLSNVSVCPSPLMLAVHCAARTRRIRVGTAILVLPFYQPIRLIEEIAYADILTDGRLTVGVGSGNQDHEARRFGTRGEDLHVRFTEMLDILDQAYGEGPIAYDGQHFKIPETELIFRPRRKPEAPVHIGGMAHVPEVVRRVAEKGYVPFISPQWKPVETFVEARDTLSRAHAAAGNRPGTMPLAVQRYVHVATDRESERRAIEQLRYGQRVAGSLKARSARFEGAWVTEPADGTGEPTDAEIMERLVFGDAESCAARIVDDYRVLGHTHMSCFVQFGGMTGKEALDVLERFGRDVMPAVDKALADTPKKSATA; from the coding sequence ATGGACTACGGCCTCTTCATCCTCTCGCCGCTTCGCGACCGCGCGAAGCCCGTATCCGAGCTGGTGTCCGAGATCGAGGCACAGGCGAAGCTGGCGGAGGAGATCGGTTTCTCGACCGTCTGGTTCGCCGAGCATCACCTGAGCAACGTCAGCGTCTGCCCGTCGCCTCTCATGCTCGCCGTCCACTGCGCAGCGCGCACGCGGCGCATCCGCGTCGGCACCGCGATCCTCGTTCTGCCCTTCTATCAGCCGATCCGCCTGATCGAGGAGATCGCCTATGCCGATATTCTGACCGATGGACGGCTGACGGTGGGCGTCGGATCGGGCAATCAGGACCACGAGGCGCGCCGCTTCGGCACGCGCGGCGAAGACCTCCATGTCCGGTTCACCGAGATGCTCGACATCCTCGACCAGGCCTATGGCGAGGGCCCGATCGCCTATGACGGCCAGCATTTCAAGATCCCCGAGACGGAGCTGATCTTCCGGCCGCGGCGGAAGCCGGAGGCGCCGGTTCACATCGGCGGCATGGCGCATGTGCCGGAGGTCGTCCGGCGGGTCGCCGAAAAGGGCTACGTCCCGTTCATCTCGCCGCAATGGAAGCCCGTCGAGACGTTCGTCGAAGCGCGCGACACGCTGTCCCGAGCCCATGCCGCGGCCGGGAACCGGCCCGGCACGATGCCGCTGGCGGTGCAGCGCTATGTGCATGTGGCGACGGACAGGGAGTCGGAGCGGCGCGCGATCGAGCAGCTGCGCTACGGCCAGCGTGTCGCCGGCAGCCTCAAGGCGCGCTCGGCCCGCTTCGAGGGCGCCTGGGTCACCGAGCCGGCCGACGGCACGGGCGAACCGACCGACGCCGAGATCATGGAACGTCTGGTCTTCGGCGACGCCGAGAGTTGCGCGGCCCGCATCGTCGACGACTATCGCGTCCTCGGCCACACCCACATGAGCTGCTTCGTGCAGTTCGGCGGCATGACCGGCAAGGAGGCACTGGACGTACTCGAGCGGTTCGGCCGCGACGTCATGCCTGCGGTCGACAAGGCCCTGGCCGATACACCGAAGAAATCCGCCACCGCCTGA
- a CDS encoding TAXI family TRAP transporter solute-binding subunit — protein sequence MTKFERMGPAITRRDIMAGIAAVGGMAALGKAGIAFAADGKPLIWGSSSLGSTGYVILTTLASFVNKSTDLRNSAISTQGGTENIVLMGKGEMDLGQTTSSGWGAATSGEKPFTQKVDLVQLFSYTIFQTSPMVRADSPIQSMADLAGKRVMPAGAGGATALMFRTLMDAAGVGGKVNWTFGSWRETYDAMKSGAVDCIPTLMTNGRMAPVMTELQTAQDMRPIPITDDLVKAAQESNPGILVSTVAPSQWSTLKAPAQLITDSGILATTPRLGADAGYAITKAVFENAEEIRASGAQLRDIAPDFATRYLLPKFPVNAGAARYFKEKGVWRDDLTIAS from the coding sequence ATGACCAAGTTCGAGCGCATGGGGCCGGCGATCACGCGGCGAGACATCATGGCCGGCATCGCCGCCGTCGGCGGAATGGCGGCTCTCGGAAAGGCGGGCATCGCGTTCGCGGCGGATGGCAAGCCGCTGATCTGGGGCTCGTCCAGCCTGGGCTCGACCGGCTACGTCATCCTGACGACGCTGGCGAGCTTCGTGAACAAATCGACCGACCTGCGCAACTCGGCGATCTCGACCCAAGGCGGCACGGAGAACATCGTGCTGATGGGCAAGGGCGAGATGGACCTGGGGCAGACCACCTCCAGTGGCTGGGGGGCCGCGACCTCCGGCGAGAAGCCGTTCACGCAGAAGGTCGATCTCGTCCAGCTCTTCTCCTACACGATCTTCCAGACGTCGCCGATGGTCCGGGCGGACTCGCCGATCCAGTCGATGGCCGATCTCGCCGGCAAGCGCGTCATGCCGGCGGGCGCCGGCGGTGCGACCGCACTGATGTTCCGGACGCTGATGGACGCGGCCGGCGTGGGCGGCAAGGTCAACTGGACGTTCGGCTCGTGGCGCGAAACCTACGACGCGATGAAGTCCGGTGCTGTCGACTGCATCCCGACGCTGATGACCAACGGCCGCATGGCCCCGGTCATGACGGAACTGCAGACCGCGCAGGATATGCGGCCGATCCCGATCACGGACGACCTGGTGAAGGCGGCACAGGAATCCAACCCGGGCATCCTGGTCAGCACCGTCGCGCCGTCGCAGTGGTCGACCCTGAAGGCGCCGGCGCAGTTGATCACCGATTCCGGCATCCTTGCCACGACGCCGCGACTCGGCGCCGACGCCGGTTATGCGATCACGAAGGCCGTGTTCGAGAACGCCGAAGAGATCCGCGCCAGCGGCGCGCAGCTGCGCGACATCGCGCCCGATTTCGCGACGCGCTACCTCCTGCCCAAGTTCCCGGTCAACGCCGGTGCTGCCCGATACTTCAAGGAAAAGGGCGTGTGGCGCGACGATCTGACGATCGCATCGTGA
- a CDS encoding putative hydro-lyase: MAVVALQQPVASPDAAEDPKLSPAAARRLIRSGRHTGHTAGMALGCLQGNIVILPKDQALFFANYCHRNPKPCPLVGMSDPGDPSLPTLGADIDIRTDVPRYNVYRDGELGEQVTDLQSLWTDDMVTFVLGCSFSFEEALMQEGIPLRHIEEDLTVSMYRTSIETTPSGPFRGGMVVSMRPMTPADAIRAVEITSRQPAAHGAPVHLGDPSPIGIADLGRPDWGDVQEIRPGEIPVFWACGVTPQNAVREARPPLCITHTPGSMLITDHLSRNFRTSW; this comes from the coding sequence ATGGCCGTCGTCGCGCTGCAACAGCCCGTCGCTTCGCCGGATGCCGCAGAAGACCCGAAACTGTCTCCCGCCGCTGCCCGCCGGCTCATCCGTTCCGGCCGGCACACGGGGCACACGGCCGGCATGGCGCTCGGTTGCCTGCAGGGCAACATCGTCATCCTGCCGAAGGACCAGGCGCTGTTCTTCGCGAACTACTGCCATCGCAATCCGAAGCCGTGCCCGCTGGTCGGCATGTCCGATCCGGGCGATCCGTCGCTGCCGACGCTCGGTGCCGACATCGACATCCGCACCGACGTGCCGCGCTACAACGTCTACCGGGACGGCGAACTCGGCGAGCAGGTGACCGACCTGCAGTCGCTGTGGACCGATGACATGGTCACGTTCGTGCTGGGCTGTTCCTTCTCGTTCGAGGAGGCGCTGATGCAGGAGGGGATCCCGCTGCGCCACATCGAGGAGGACCTGACCGTCTCGATGTACCGGACCAGCATCGAAACCACGCCCTCCGGGCCGTTCCGCGGCGGCATGGTCGTTTCGATGCGGCCGATGACGCCAGCCGACGCCATCCGCGCGGTCGAGATCACGTCGCGCCAGCCGGCGGCGCACGGTGCGCCGGTGCATCTCGGCGACCCGTCGCCGATCGGCATCGCCGACCTCGGCCGGCCCGACTGGGGCGACGTGCAGGAGATCCGTCCCGGTGAGATCCCCGTCTTCTGGGCCTGCGGCGTCACGCCGCAGAACGCCGTGCGTGAGGCGCGCCCGCCGCTCTGCATCACCCATACGCCCGGATCGATGCTGATCACCGACCATCTAAGCCGAAACTTCCGCACCAGCTGGTAG
- a CDS encoding ABC-F family ATP-binding cassette domain-containing protein: MLRIDNLTYRIAGRTILEGASVTIPDGHKVGLVGRNGTGKSTLLKLLTGELLPDGGSIELSARTRVGSVLQEMPEAKRSPLAFVLAADSERDALLTEAETATDPQRIADIHTRLADIGAESAEARAASILAGLGFDDAMQGRPLGDFSGGWRMRVALAATLFAAPELMLLDEPSNHLDLETRIWLESYLNNYRGTILLVSHDRSLLNGVAGSILHLAGGALTLYRGNYDTFERTRAERLRLHEAQAVKQAAARAHMQAFIDRFRYKASKARQAQSRIKALERMEEIGPILREPETRFQFPDPEALPSPLITLDNVSVGYDGRPVLRGLNLTIGSDDRIALLGANGNGKSTFLKLLLGRLNPISGDVVRASKVRLGYFEQEQADAFDLSITAFAHMSREMRDAPEAKVRAHLGRFGFPQQRADVKIGALSGGEKARLLFATVTRDAPNILLLDEPTNHLDIEAREALVEALAEWEGAVLLVTHDPHLVELCADRLWLVREGGCRPFDGDIADYRRQLQEERRAEKREARDDKTNRKEKVRTTGGARSNLAAERRAVRDAEARVDRLTKAREQAMRLLADPGLYERPGNDVARLQVKLAEIEAELATAEDAWLAAQETLEATAS; encoded by the coding sequence ATGCTCCGTATAGACAATCTCACCTACCGCATCGCCGGCCGGACGATCCTCGAAGGGGCGTCGGTGACGATCCCCGACGGCCACAAGGTCGGCCTCGTCGGCCGCAACGGCACGGGCAAGTCGACCCTGCTGAAGCTGCTGACCGGCGAGTTGCTGCCTGATGGCGGCTCGATCGAGCTCAGTGCGCGCACGCGCGTCGGGTCGGTCCTGCAGGAGATGCCGGAGGCGAAGCGTTCGCCCCTCGCCTTCGTTCTCGCGGCGGACAGCGAACGCGACGCGCTGCTCACGGAGGCCGAGACGGCGACGGATCCGCAGCGCATCGCCGACATCCACACGCGTCTGGCCGATATCGGCGCGGAGTCGGCCGAGGCGCGCGCCGCGTCCATCCTGGCCGGCCTCGGGTTCGACGATGCGATGCAGGGCCGGCCGCTCGGCGACTTCTCCGGCGGCTGGCGGATGCGCGTGGCGCTCGCCGCCACGCTGTTCGCCGCACCGGAGCTGATGCTGCTGGACGAGCCGAGCAACCATCTCGACCTCGAGACGCGCATCTGGCTGGAGAGCTACCTCAACAATTATCGCGGCACGATCCTGCTGGTCAGCCACGACCGCAGCCTTCTCAACGGCGTCGCCGGCTCGATCCTCCACCTCGCCGGGGGTGCCCTGACGCTGTATCGCGGCAACTACGACACGTTCGAGCGGACGCGTGCCGAGCGCCTGCGGCTGCATGAGGCGCAGGCGGTCAAGCAGGCCGCGGCGCGCGCGCACATGCAGGCCTTCATCGACCGGTTCCGCTACAAGGCCAGCAAGGCGCGCCAAGCCCAGTCGCGCATCAAGGCGCTGGAGCGGATGGAGGAGATCGGGCCGATCCTGCGCGAGCCCGAAACGCGCTTCCAGTTCCCGGACCCCGAGGCGCTGCCCTCGCCGCTGATCACGCTGGACAATGTCAGCGTCGGCTATGACGGGCGGCCGGTGCTGCGCGGGCTCAACCTGACGATCGGATCGGACGACCGGATCGCCCTGCTGGGCGCCAACGGCAACGGCAAGTCGACCTTCCTGAAGCTTCTGCTCGGGCGGCTGAATCCGATCTCGGGCGACGTCGTCCGCGCGTCGAAGGTGCGCCTCGGCTATTTCGAGCAGGAACAGGCGGACGCCTTCGACCTGTCGATCACCGCGTTCGCGCACATGTCGCGCGAGATGCGCGACGCGCCGGAGGCGAAGGTTCGCGCCCATCTCGGCCGGTTCGGCTTTCCGCAGCAGCGCGCGGACGTGAAGATCGGTGCGCTGTCCGGCGGCGAGAAGGCGCGCCTGCTGTTCGCGACCGTGACCCGCGACGCGCCCAACATCCTCCTGCTCGACGAGCCGACGAACCACCTGGACATCGAGGCGCGCGAGGCCCTGGTCGAGGCCCTGGCGGAGTGGGAGGGTGCCGTCCTGCTGGTCACCCACGACCCGCATCTGGTGGAACTCTGCGCCGACCGGCTCTGGCTGGTTCGCGAGGGCGGCTGCCGGCCGTTCGACGGCGACATCGCGGACTACCGCCGCCAGCTTCAGGAGGAACGGCGCGCCGAGAAGCGCGAGGCGCGCGACGACAAGACCAACCGGAAAGAGAAGGTGCGCACGACGGGCGGTGCCCGTTCGAACCTGGCCGCCGAGCGGCGCGCCGTCCGCGATGCCGAGGCACGGGTCGACCGCCTGACGAAGGCGCGGGAGCAGGCCATGCGGCTGCTGGCCGACCCGGGTCTCTACGAGCGGCCGGGCAACGACGTGGCCCGGCTGCAGGTCAAGCTGGCCGAGATCGAGGCGGAACTGGCCACGGCCGAGGATGCGTGGCTGGCGGCGCAGGAAACGTTGGAGGCGACGGCCTCCTGA
- a CDS encoding succinate dehydrogenase assembly factor 2: MDQPIEIRRKRLKFQSWHRGTKESDLILGRFADRYLDTFGDAELDAYEQLLDCPDPEIFDWISGRAAVPGNVESPVTKLLLKFDISAQDIDRY; the protein is encoded by the coding sequence ATGGACCAACCGATCGAGATCCGGCGAAAGCGACTGAAGTTTCAGAGCTGGCACAGGGGAACCAAGGAATCGGACCTCATTCTGGGCCGGTTCGCGGACCGGTATCTCGACACGTTCGGCGACGCGGAACTCGACGCCTACGAACAGCTTCTGGACTGTCCGGACCCGGAAATCTTCGACTGGATCAGCGGCCGCGCGGCCGTGCCGGGGAATGTGGAGAGCCCCGTGACGAAGCTCCTGCTGAAGTTCGACATCTCGGCACAAGACATTGATCGATATTGA